The DNA segment GCGAATCTGGTGCTATCACCGAGTACCTAATCGACAAATACGGTCAAGGTAAGTTCGCACCAGTGCGCGGCACAGCTGACTATGTAGAATATTCACAGTGGCTTCACTTCGCTGAAAGCTCTGGCATTCTGCCAATGCTACTTAAAATCTTTGTGATGAAAGACGGTTGCGAGACTAATTTCCTTGGTGGCTACGCTGACGATGAAAACCAAAAGATCTTAACTTACGTGAATAATGCACTTGAAGGTAAAACCTACTTGGTTGCAGACACACTAACAGGTGCAGACTTTATGATGTCGTTCATCGTAGAAATCGTTGGTAACTTTGGTGCAACTGCGCTTTACCCTAACATTGCTAAATACGGTAAGCTTTTGGCTGACCACCCTGCTTACCAAAAAGCAGAGCAATTAGAGCTAGAACACTCGAACTGATCGAGTTTCAATCAAGCTCGGACACACTTAGGATAAGCACAAGCAACTAAATGAAGCCAAAGCCGATTTATCTTTCGCTTTGGCTTCTCATTTGCCTTGATTTCGACAACAATACCGAACTCTAACTGAACAGCCATAGAGTTTGATTTTCATGTCAGCAAACCTTGCTCAATACACTCCACTGCTTCCCTTAAACCAAACCGCGACTCAAGACTTGTCGATACCGACTCGGTTTACGTTTCCGTATTACTATACCCCGCACCCTACGTGTGAATTAGCTATGCTGCAGCTTCAACAGTCACTCACCGACTGTGGTGTAAACGAAACCTCGCAAGGTAATCTCTACGCTGTTCTTCTTGTTCAGGATCCAACAACTCAAGAGCTAGGCTACCTTTCTGCATTTTCCGGTTTGCAGTTAGATCCGTCTTTGGCCTCTCAGTTAAACAACATTAACTTTGTTCTACCAGCCTTCGATTCAGAACAGTTTCAATCTCACAATAGTGCAAACCTCGCTCGCCAATCACAACTAGCGGATGACATTAAGAAGCTACAACAATCGCACAACCTAGACGTATTAGTGGCTGAGCTTGAAGAGTTAACAATCGAATCAGCACAAGCCATCGAAGCCTTTCAGTTGGCGATGACCGCGAATAAAGCTCAACGTAACGAACTCAGAGAGCAAGCCAATCAAGAAAAGGCATTGGGGAATCTAGAGTCAGCGGCGAATTTGCTCAAACAACTGGGCAATCAAAGTAGCCAAGAGAAACGCGACCTAAAAGCGCTTCGTATCGAATGGAAGCAAAAGATCGCAGAACGCCAATCACAAGTTGATTTGATCGAAAGCGAACTGAAAAACCGTAAGCAAGACCACCAAGCCATTTCAGAACAGTTGGAAACTCAACGTCTCTCTCACTATCGCTTTATCAATCAAGCTCTCGAATCAAAGAGCCTACTTGAATTGTTAGATGGCAAAGACGCACTTGAAGGCTCTGGCGACTGTTGCCTGCCCAAGCTGCTTAACTTTGCTTTTGAACACGGGTTTAAGCCATTAGCTTTGTCTGAGTTTTGGTGGGGATTACCTCCAAGGGCGGTCATTCGCCAACACGGAAACCTCTACCCGGTTTGTCAGAGTAAAAGCTTTGAGATCCTCGACCACCAGCTAAACGGCATCGAGCTAGAAGATAATCCGCTTATCGTGAACCCTGCGGTTGGTAAGTCTTTTGATATTGTTTATGAAGACAATGAGATCGTGGTGGTGAATAAACCCGAGGAGTTCTTGTCGGTTCCTGGTAAGTTTATCGAAGACTCGGTTTACACACGCATTAAAGCGCGTTACCCGAATGCGACAGGGCCTTTGATCATCCATAGATTAGACATGTCGACGTCAGGCTTGTTGATCTTGGCGCTCACGGCGGAGTCAAACAAGCACATTCAGAAGCAGTTCATTGATAGAACCGTAGAGAAGCGCTACACCGCTTTGTTAGATGGTGAGATAACGGGTGAATCTGGCGATATCAGCATGCCTTTACGCGGTGACATCACAGACAGACCAAGACAACTGGTTTGCCATGAACACGGCCGAAACGCAGACACCTATTGGGAAGCGATTGGTACCAGTAATGGTAAAACCAAGGTTCACTTGTATCCGAAAACAGGCCGTACCCATCAGCTGCGTGTGCATTGTGCTCATCCATTAGGCCTTGGTGTACCGATTCGTGGTG comes from the Vibrio splendidus genome and includes:
- a CDS encoding RluA family pseudouridine synthase, producing the protein MSANLAQYTPLLPLNQTATQDLSIPTRFTFPYYYTPHPTCELAMLQLQQSLTDCGVNETSQGNLYAVLLVQDPTTQELGYLSAFSGLQLDPSLASQLNNINFVLPAFDSEQFQSHNSANLARQSQLADDIKKLQQSHNLDVLVAELEELTIESAQAIEAFQLAMTANKAQRNELREQANQEKALGNLESAANLLKQLGNQSSQEKRDLKALRIEWKQKIAERQSQVDLIESELKNRKQDHQAISEQLETQRLSHYRFINQALESKSLLELLDGKDALEGSGDCCLPKLLNFAFEHGFKPLALSEFWWGLPPRAVIRQHGNLYPVCQSKSFEILDHQLNGIELEDNPLIVNPAVGKSFDIVYEDNEIVVVNKPEEFLSVPGKFIEDSVYTRIKARYPNATGPLIIHRLDMSTSGLLILALTAESNKHIQKQFIDRTVEKRYTALLDGEITGESGDISMPLRGDITDRPRQLVCHEHGRNADTYWEAIGTSNGKTKVHLYPKTGRTHQLRVHCAHPLGLGVPIRGDDLYGYKRERLHLHAGYLKLIHPTTGEWMEFEVPSEF
- a CDS encoding glutathione S-transferase family protein, which gives rise to MITLHHLNKSRSKRIIWLLEELGVDYQIKPYQRDSVTFLAPPELKSVHPLGKSPVIEDDGVVISESGAITEYLIDKYGQGKFAPVRGTADYVEYSQWLHFAESSGILPMLLKIFVMKDGCETNFLGGYADDENQKILTYVNNALEGKTYLVADTLTGADFMMSFIVEIVGNFGATALYPNIAKYGKLLADHPAYQKAEQLELEHSN